Below is a window of Tolypothrix bouteillei VB521301 DNA.
CATCCACTTGCCACTCAACCGGAGTTAAGATTATCAGCACTTGCTCAGGAGCCCTTTATTTTGGTCTCCCGTCATCTCGAACCGGGCTATTACGATTTATGCATCAGTTTATTTCAACAAGCTGGTTTTAGCCCTAAAGTTGTTCAAAAGGCAAGCCAGAAGCAGACAATTCTCAGTCTTGTCTCCGCCGATATGGGTGTTTCCCTTGCACCTGCTTCCATTCGTAACATTCACAGGAATGGAGTAGTATACACAACTCTCAATCCTTTGAATGTGGAGGTAGAATTAGTGGCTGTTTGGCGACAGGATGAAACTTCTACTGTCTTACAGACCTTTGTTCGCGTTATTCGAGAAATCATCGAGCAAATGCGATCGCATAAGTACTTGATGTGATTTATAGCACTAAAGCTGTAACTGTAATCTTTTGTAAAGAGTAGTTGCTTGTTATCTCAATTATTGATATCTACTCAAATTTTCCAACAAAGATAACGCTCCATCTAACTCCTGTAAAACAAGAGCACCGCTTTTAGTAAATTTTGAAAAGTTCAGTATTTTCTGGGATCTCATACCGTGAAGTAGGATATATGCTAGCAGCCAAAACCTAACTGCTAGTTACTTTACACAGTTAGTAATATGCACGTTTAACAACCCGATTTCTCGAAATAGAAATTGGGTTTCTTGACATCGTACAGCTAATATCAATTTTGCTCTCAACACTGTAACAAGGCTCACAAGTGGCTGTTACCTCATCTAACTCATATGGCAGATGAACGCAATTATTGTTCCCACTACAACTGAATGATACGTTGCTGTGCGATGAATCGGATTGATTGTAGGCCAAGACTGGGGTGACGCTGATGGAGACTCCTAAAATTAGTAATTCTACTGGTGGAAAGCTTTCAGGAAGGCAGGGTCTATTGGTTGGGTTGGGACTTGGTATAGTCCTGGCTGTTGGCGGGATGACTTTGTTATCTCGTTCTGGGATTCAGCGTTCGGCGACTCCCAATCAGACGGCTCCATCGGCAAATGCTAGAAACTCAGCATTGCCAGTAAAAGTTCAAACAGTCAATACTAGCACGCTCGAAGAAAGTTCTGAGTTTGTCGGAGCATTAGAAGCACAGCAAAAAGTCACGCTACAGCCGCAAATTCAGGGTCGAATTGAAGCGATTCTCGTCTCTAGCGGTCAGCGCGTCCAAAAAGGAACCGTCATCGCATCGTTGAGTTTGGATCAAACACAGGCAAATGTTGCCAGTTCGATCGCAGCATCCAGTGCAGCCCAAGCAGCGTTAGGAACAGCTCGAGCACAACTTCAACAAGCCCAGGCACAGCGAACTAGAGCAGCAGCAAATGTTCAGCTTCAAAAAGTCCAGTTCAGCCGCACCCAACAATTAGTCAGTGAGGGAGCACAGGCGAGACAGCAATTAGATGTTGCCAGCAATAATTTACAAACTGCGCTTGCGGATTTACAAGCCGCAGAAAAACAAGTTGCTGCATCCAATGCAGCCGTTCGGCAAGCACAGGCAAATGTACGAGAAGCCCAAGCGAGCACGGCAGCCGCGCAAGTCAATCTCAATCTCAAACGAGTAGTAGCACCCATTACTGGCGTAGTGGGTTCTTTTCCAGTCAAAGTGGGAGATTATGTCAGCACCGGACAAACAATCACCACGCTGACGCAAAACGATTCGCTGGATCTCAATCTTTCTCTACCCTCAAATCGATTGAAGCAACTGCGAATTGGATTGCCCGTTCAGTTGATCGATCCCAATACGCAGCAATCCATTGGCACCGGCGCGATTAACTTTATTTCTCCGACAGTGAGTTCCAATCAGCAATCGATTTTGAGCAAGGCACGCTTTGCAAATTCACAAGGACGACTGCGCGATGGGCAATACGTTCAAGCTCGCGTTATTTGGAATCGACAACCGGGTATATTGATTCCTACTGTTGCCATTTCTCGCATTGGCGGACAAAGTTTTGTGTTTGTTACCGAAAACAAGACTGTCAACGGCAAACCACAGCAAATAGTGCATCAGCGTTTAGTGCATCTTGGTGACATTCAAGGCACGAATTATCAAGTCTTAGATGGGCTTCGACAGGGTGAAACTATTGTGACTGCTGGCATACTCAAACTTAGAGAAGGCACGCCCATTCAACCACAATCCTAAATCCAGGACTTTTATAAATGTCGATCGCAAATACTTTTATCAAACGCCCGGTCTTAACTACCGTTTGTACCCTAGTGATTCTGATTGTGGGGAGCGTGTGTATTCCTTTGTTACCGCTCAATTACTTGCCGGATATTGCGCCGATTCGCGTTCAGGTCTCAGCAAGCTATACTGGCGCGGATGTGGAAACTGTCGAAACTGCGGTAACAACCACACTAGAGCGACAAATCAATGGCGTCGAGGGAATGCAGTACATGACCTCGAACAGTTCGGCGGGGAGTAGCCAAATCTCGGTGTATTTCGGACCGCAGACGGATAAAAATATTGACCAAGTGAACGTGCAGAATCGCATTGCCCGTGCCACGCCTCGGTTACCAACGACCGTGCAACAATTTGGTGTGACGGCGCAAACGGCTTCTACAAGCATTCTGCTAGTGTATGCGGTTTATCCAGAAAATAATGAGTATGACGCACTTTTTATCAGTAATTATATCGATCTGAATTTGCGGGATCAACTGCTAAGAACACCGGGAGTCGGTGATATCACGATCTTTGGTGAGAAGCAGTATGCGATGCGGTTGTGGCTCGATCCCAATGCATTAGCGAGTCGGCAATTAACCGTGGCAGATGTTGCAACTGCACTGCGATCGCAAAACATTCTTGCAGGCGCTGGAACATTAGGTCAACAGCCTGTACCTCCGGGTCAAAGCTATGAAATTCCCCTACGAGTTAACGGTCAGTTTAGAAATGCATCAGAGTTTGAGAATCTCGTTATCAAAGTGGGGAGTAATGGAAATTTAATCAAACTCCAAGATGTAGGGCGTGCCGAACTCGGCTCGGAAACTTACGCTAGTAATGCGAGGAATAATAGCAAGCCTGCTATTGGTATAGCAATTTATCAATTACCGGGTAGTAATGCGCTGGATGTAGCGAAAAACGTTCAAGCGCAGATGGATGACCTGATGAAAGACTTTCCACCTGGATTAAAAGCCCAAATCGTTTACGATACCGTTGGGTTTGTCCAAGCGTCGCTTGAAGAAGTCATCATAACGCTCGTTGAAGCGATCGCGCTTGTGGTTCTCGTGATTTATCTGTTTCTGCAAAACTGGCGAGCGACTATTATTCCAATTGTTGCTATTCCCGTTTCGCTCATCGGCGCTTTAGCATTTGCTTACGTGTTTGGATTCTCACTAAACAATTTGACTTTATTTGGATTAATCTTAGCGACAGGATTAGTCGTTGATGACGCGATTATCGTCGTGGAGGCAATTGCTGGCAAAATTGAACAGGGAGTAAGACCCTTGCAAGCGTCGGTTGAGGCAATGGAGGAACTCTCTGGGGCGGTAGTTTCAACATCGCTTGTGTTAATGGCAGTCTTTATCCCGGTAGCGTTTTTTCCGGGCTCGACTGGAAAAATGTATCAGCAGTTTGCGTTAGTCATTGCATTCTCAATTGCAATTTCTACGTTTAATGCACTGTCATTCAGTCCCAGCATATCTGCCATTTTGCTGCGCCCGCCACAACCTGCAAGGGGTCCGCTTGGCTGGTTTTTTAACCGATTTAATCAGGTGCTGCAATGGATCGTTCAACGGTATCTCGCGATCGTGAATTTTCTGATTCGCGTTCGTTATGCTGTCATTGGATTGTTCGTGGTAGGCTTAGCCGCAACCTACTTCATGTTCACTCATGTTCCCACCGGATTTGTTCCCAATGAAGATCAAGGCACTCTATTGGGCATCATTCAAGCTCCAGATGGAGTTGCTCTCGGTTATACCGATCGAGTGATTGAAAAACTCGAACAAATTCTGCAAAAAGAACCAGAGATTGATAATGTTTTCGCAACTTCCGGATTTGGCTTTGCAGGTAGTGGATCGAATCGAGGCGTGTTCTTTGCCAGACTTAAGCCTTGGGAAGAGCGCAAACAACCCGAGCAAAGTGCTTCTGCAATTTTAAACCGAATCAATGGTGCATTTCAAACGATCCCAGAAGCCATTATCACCGCAGTGAGTCCCCCACCGATTCAAGGCTTTAGTACATTGGGTGGATTTGAACTCCAGCTGGAAGACCGCACCAACGGGCGATTGACAATTGATGATTTTTTTGCTAATGCACAAGCGATTGTAGCGCAAGCGAATCAAACACCAGCCCTTAGAGGTAACGTATTTACACAGTTTACCGCCAGTACTCCACAGTTTGAAATCGACTTCGATCGCAATCGTCTTGAAGCGCTCAATGTCGATTTTCAGCAAGCTGTTAACACACTCTCTGCCGCCATTGGTTCGCAGTATATCAATGATTTTACACTCGGACAAAGGAGCTATCGCGTTTACGTTCAGGCAGAAGGCAACTACCGTCGTTCGCCAGATGATATCGGTCAGCTTTATGTGCGATCGGCAGACAACCAAATGATTCGATTGAGTGAGGTTGCAAAACTTACACCTATCACAGGACCAGCCGTAATCAGTCATTACAATGGCTTCCGCTCAATCAATTTGCAAGGCAGAGAAGCATCAGGATACAGTAGCGGACAAGCGATCCAAACAATGCAGCAAGCGGTGACCGAAGCAGCAACACCGGGCGTTGGTAGTGATTGGACGGGAACCGCCCGCGAAGAATTAGCCGCCGGTAACTTGGGAATTCTGATTTTTGGCTTCGGGATCGTTATGGTGTTTCTCACACTAGCGGCTCAGTATGAAAGTTACATTGACCCTGCCATTATTCTTTTGACCGTACCGTTAGCTTTGTTGGGTGCGTTAAGCGCACTCGCTTTGCGGGGTTTGGTGAACGATGTCTACGCGAACGTAGCGTTGGTGATGCTGATCGGACTCGCCTCGAAAAACGCGATTTTGATCGTCGAGTTTGCGAATCAGGCTTTTGAACAAGGCATGACGATTCGACAAGCAGCCTTAACCGCCGCACAAGAACGGTTTCGACCAATTGTCATGACCTCAAGTGCATCATTGCTCGGATTTTTCCCCCTCGTAATTGCTACAGGAGCAGGTTCCGCTTCGCGCTGGTCGTTGGGAACGGCGTTATTTGGAGGGCTACTGGTAGCAACGATCTTGAGTTTGCTCGTTGTTCCAGTTCTGTATGTAATTATCAAGTCTTTCGAGGATCGCTTCCTAAATCGCAAACCTTCTCATCGAACCAAACAACCTTCCTCTAACAGGCACGAGGATGGACAGCCTGTGGCGATCGCACAAGCGCATTCGTCTGCTGTAAAGCAAACTGGCGATGACAGCGTATCTAATGACTCTACCTCATAGTCTTTGTCAGATCCCCGTGAATCAAGCAACAGGGAAAGAATGCCCGTTTAACAGCTTATTACAAGAAATGAAGATTGAGGCGCAAGTCAATGAAACCCTAACTCATGAGATGTACCCTAATAACTAAAGAGTATGGCGAGGCAAAATATATGAACGCCAAATTAATCGCTTTCTCTGGCATTGTGACCGCAGTCGTGGGTACGGGAATTGGTATAGCGATCGCTCACTTATTTCCTTGCCCCTACACAAGCCAAATTTATAAAGATTTAGATCGAAAATACGCCATTGTTGGTGCAGTTGCTGGCTTGCTAATTGGTTCAAGTCAGGAAATGATTCGGGAACTGAAGCAAGAGCGGGATGAGGAAGAAGATTTGCTACAGGATCTGGATAAAGCTGTTCGATCGAGTAGGGGAGACCTTAACGAGATCCCCCGTAGAAGGGATCTTCCTGAATAAGATACAGATACATCGTGCAGCTAATTAATACCAACCCCACCTAAGTCAAAATAAACCTCACCCCAAACCCCTCTCCTGGGAGAATACAGCCAATCTATGGGAGTAAGGGAGGCTCCGCCTCGCGTTTCAATCCTTGCAGATTGGATCCACAAGCTTCGGAGATACCATCCCAATTTAACTAATTCGCCGTAAGTCCCCCACGCTCATTCGGTACTCCGAATCAGTGGCGGGATATAAGGCGGGCTGCGACGATTACATCTTTGACCAATTCTTACGCCCTGGTAAGAGAGGAAAAAGATGTATGAGGAGTAGCCAAATATTTCCGGAATAGCTTTACTGCAAATAGGATATTATAGTAAGGAAATCAATCAAGGAGGTGAAGACTAGTGGTTCACCACATTAATTTTGAGGGTTGATTGAAAAACCGCAGAGGCGCAGAGGGCGCAGAGGAAGAGAAAAAGAGGATGAGCTTGAACATCGTTTTACCCATTAAAACTTATGTGGTGGACTACTAGTGTTAAGACGAGCTGTAAAAGTACGCTTATACCCAACGGATGAACAAAAACAAATACTTGCACAACATTTTGGCTGTGCGCGTTGGTGGTGGAACTATGGACTGAATAAGTGCATTGAAACTTACAAAGCGACTGGTAAAGGTTTGTCTCAATCTGGTCTAAACTCCATGTTGCCATCGCTCAAAAAAGAGTTTGAATGGCTGGGAGAATGTTATTCACAGGTGTTACAATCTGTAAGTCTTAATTTGTCCCGTGCATGGTTCGTAATCACAAATTAGCTAAAGCAATATCTGATGTAGGATAGGGGACTTTTACTAACTTCTTGGCATACAAGCTAGAAAAAGAAGGCAAAGTGTTAGTAGAAATAGACCGATGGTTCCCTAGCTCCAAGCTTTGCTCTAATTGTCATTACCAAGTTGATGAGATGCGGTTGGATGTCCGTACATGGGCGTGTCCTAGTTGTGGTACTCATCACGATAGAGATGAGAATGCTGCTAAAAATATTAGAGCAGAGGGTATCAGAATGCTAATCTCCTCTGGGACGGGGGAGTCTGCCAGTGGAGGGGATGTAAGACCAAATCGCGGACGCAAGTCCAAGACGCGGCAATCCCCTGTGAAACTGGAAGCCCACACTGTACTTGGTACTCCAACTCAGTGTGGGTAGTTCACCCGACTGTACCTCCTGATAAGTCGGGGATCTGTAGCAGTCCTAACTAAGTTACAAACACCTCTTCCTTGTCTCCCTTGTCTCCCTTGTCTCCCTTGTCCCCCTTGTCCCCCTTGTCCGGATCTCAAATAGGATTGCTATATATTTCACTTCTTCATTCCAGGAGTACGCCCGCCTTCGTCGTTACTTCCACCATGAGGATGAGAATTTCCAGGATCGCAACCCTCAGCACCGTTACCAATTCCTTGATTGCAATGCTGTTTTTTGGGTTTCACCTGTTCGATATTGAGATCTTCAGCTTCTCCTTGCTGTCCAACTTGCATTTGCGATTGTCCTACAGCATATTGCGAGGATATATCTACCACTTCCCCAGTGCTCACCAATGCTTTATAGATCAAAGCGACAACTTCAGCGCGAGTTGCGACTTTGTCAGCGTTGAGAGACTGAACGTCAGGATAATTAACGACAATACCCCGTTGTGTTAGTGCTGCGATCGCATTCCGCACGTCGCTTCTGATAGTGGTTGCATCAGTGTAGGCGGTCAGAATTGCTTCTGTAGAGCCGCTGACAGTATAGTTGAGACCTTCTGCCAAGGCAAATAAAGTTTCCAGGCGAGAAAGGTTCATCGTTGGGTTGAACTTATTGCCAGGAGCTCCCAAGAAGCCCATTTGATAAGCTTCGCGGATAGCATTGTAAGCCCAGTATGCTGTTGAGACATCTGTGAACTTAACTGCACTCCGAATTGTAACTCTATCGAAAGCTTGGCTTAGCATGGCTGCAAATTGAGCGCGAGTCACATATTCATCTGGGCGGAAAGTTCCATCAGGGAAACCTTCAATAATTTCTAGGGCTGCTAGCTCAGCAATAAAATCTTTTGCCCAGTGATTGACAGACACATCCGAAAACTTCACTTGAACGCCACTGGCTGTCCCGATTTCCCGATAGCCCATCATCATTTGGGTAATATCGTAAGTGGATCTACCGTCCGCGCTCACTTCTTGTAGTTGTACCAGTTGACCGGGTTTAGCTTTTAAAGCTGCTGCTAAATTAGAACTAAAAACATTGAGAGACTGACGCACAACTGCAAATTCACCTTTGGAGAAGGATGCAGGATAAACGCTCGTCTTAGCAACAGTTGAATAACCTTGAGCTTGGAACTGACTCACTTTAACTTGTTGGGAACTGGTGAAGAAGCTAGCACTTTGACCGCTTACTTGGGAGAAGTAGTCATAGGTGGTAGAACCTTCATCAATAACGCCATCAAAGTCAGCATCTAAACCGTAAACAGTACGAACAACTTTATACTGTGTTGGGTTTGCCGATAAAATCAGATTAACGACTGTATTTGCAGACAAAGATTCAAATTCGCTGTAGCCGATAAAGCGATTTTGAGTATCAAACAAGCGCACAACGACCCTATCGCCTGCTTTCAAACCCTTCACAAATTTAGCTTTCTGCTTAATCTTGTATTTGTAGTCACCCAAAAAGCGTTCTTTGAAATACCCTTTACCGCGTTTACCTTTAACAGAAATACGGGCGATCGCTTCTGAAAAACTCCCCGATGGTTGCAAAATAGAAAGGGTAAAACCTGTTTTGCTCTTAACAGCAACAGTCGCAGCACTGATTTGAGTGCTTTGTACGGATGCAGCAACTGCACCGCTAGACTGAGAACTTTGTGCGGAAGCCGCTACAGCACTTGCTTGAGTTCTGCGTTGTACCACTACGGTTTCACGGCGTTGGATAGCAGTTGTGCGACTGGTAATTTGTTCGTTGGTGCTTCGCACCTTCATCATTGTTGCAGTGATAGCTTGGGTTGATCCTTCATCAAGCTTTGCGATCGCACCAGACTCGTTCGTGCGGTAAACCCACATTTGCTGGTTACCAGCAACGACAAGTTGCCAACCCGGTACTAAAGCTTTGGTACAACTTCCTTCTTCTTTTAATCCCAAACAACCATTGGGCCAAATAATCCTTTCTGCTTTCACAACGCGCAATGCAGAAGCTTCTACACTCGCACGTTGAGAAATGTCACTGAATACCGCTGTTTTAACTTCTTCTGGTAATAATGAAGCTTTTATGTTAGTATCATCATTATCATCAGCAATTAATAATTGTTGCTTTGCAGAAGTTTCAGCGCTTTGTGCTTCGGTATTTTTTGGTACGGAAGTTGCCATAGCTGACGATACTGGAGATGCGATCGCCAAGTAAGCAGCTGCCAAAACAATTTTGCCGAAGTTCGTTAAATAGGATTGATTCATTTTGTCCCACACCATTGAAAACAGCATTAATGGTAAATGCGCCCTAATGCCTCTCTCGTCTATTTATCCCTCTTGCACAGTAAAAATTAACACCGACCTCAAAATTTTAAGAAACTTCATAATTTTGTATTTCTTGCGTAGAATTACTGTAATCTCGTTAATTTGGTAAAAACGGAAACCGTTGTGGCGCTCGCTGCGTTCATTTTCAACCAATTTTCATTACTTTCATTCACCGGGAGTAGCTTTCTGGAAATTGCTTGCCACATTCTTTACAGATGTAA
It encodes the following:
- a CDS encoding efflux RND transporter permease subunit; protein product: MSIANTFIKRPVLTTVCTLVILIVGSVCIPLLPLNYLPDIAPIRVQVSASYTGADVETVETAVTTTLERQINGVEGMQYMTSNSSAGSSQISVYFGPQTDKNIDQVNVQNRIARATPRLPTTVQQFGVTAQTASTSILLVYAVYPENNEYDALFISNYIDLNLRDQLLRTPGVGDITIFGEKQYAMRLWLDPNALASRQLTVADVATALRSQNILAGAGTLGQQPVPPGQSYEIPLRVNGQFRNASEFENLVIKVGSNGNLIKLQDVGRAELGSETYASNARNNSKPAIGIAIYQLPGSNALDVAKNVQAQMDDLMKDFPPGLKAQIVYDTVGFVQASLEEVIITLVEAIALVVLVIYLFLQNWRATIIPIVAIPVSLIGALAFAYVFGFSLNNLTLFGLILATGLVVDDAIIVVEAIAGKIEQGVRPLQASVEAMEELSGAVVSTSLVLMAVFIPVAFFPGSTGKMYQQFALVIAFSIAISTFNALSFSPSISAILLRPPQPARGPLGWFFNRFNQVLQWIVQRYLAIVNFLIRVRYAVIGLFVVGLAATYFMFTHVPTGFVPNEDQGTLLGIIQAPDGVALGYTDRVIEKLEQILQKEPEIDNVFATSGFGFAGSGSNRGVFFARLKPWEERKQPEQSASAILNRINGAFQTIPEAIITAVSPPPIQGFSTLGGFELQLEDRTNGRLTIDDFFANAQAIVAQANQTPALRGNVFTQFTASTPQFEIDFDRNRLEALNVDFQQAVNTLSAAIGSQYINDFTLGQRSYRVYVQAEGNYRRSPDDIGQLYVRSADNQMIRLSEVAKLTPITGPAVISHYNGFRSINLQGREASGYSSGQAIQTMQQAVTEAATPGVGSDWTGTAREELAAGNLGILIFGFGIVMVFLTLAAQYESYIDPAIILLTVPLALLGALSALALRGLVNDVYANVALVMLIGLASKNAILIVEFANQAFEQGMTIRQAALTAAQERFRPIVMTSSASLLGFFPLVIATGAGSASRWSLGTALFGGLLVATILSLLVVPVLYVIIKSFEDRFLNRKPSHRTKQPSSNRHEDGQPVAIAQAHSSAVKQTGDDSVSNDSTS
- a CDS encoding S-layer homology domain-containing protein, which translates into the protein MNQSYLTNFGKIVLAAAYLAIASPVSSAMATSVPKNTEAQSAETSAKQQLLIADDNDDTNIKASLLPEEVKTAVFSDISQRASVEASALRVVKAERIIWPNGCLGLKEEGSCTKALVPGWQLVVAGNQQMWVYRTNESGAIAKLDEGSTQAITATMMKVRSTNEQITSRTTAIQRRETVVVQRRTQASAVAASAQSSQSSGAVAASVQSTQISAATVAVKSKTGFTLSILQPSGSFSEAIARISVKGKRGKGYFKERFLGDYKYKIKQKAKFVKGLKAGDRVVVRLFDTQNRFIGYSEFESLSANTVVNLILSANPTQYKVVRTVYGLDADFDGVIDEGSTTYDYFSQVSGQSASFFTSSQQVKVSQFQAQGYSTVAKTSVYPASFSKGEFAVVRQSLNVFSSNLAAALKAKPGQLVQLQEVSADGRSTYDITQMMMGYREIGTASGVQVKFSDVSVNHWAKDFIAELAALEIIEGFPDGTFRPDEYVTRAQFAAMLSQAFDRVTIRSAVKFTDVSTAYWAYNAIREAYQMGFLGAPGNKFNPTMNLSRLETLFALAEGLNYTVSGSTEAILTAYTDATTIRSDVRNAIAALTQRGIVVNYPDVQSLNADKVATRAEVVALIYKALVSTGEVVDISSQYAVGQSQMQVGQQGEAEDLNIEQVKPKKQHCNQGIGNGAEGCDPGNSHPHGGSNDEGGRTPGMKK
- a CDS encoding efflux RND transporter periplasmic adaptor subunit; amino-acid sequence: METPKISNSTGGKLSGRQGLLVGLGLGIVLAVGGMTLLSRSGIQRSATPNQTAPSANARNSALPVKVQTVNTSTLEESSEFVGALEAQQKVTLQPQIQGRIEAILVSSGQRVQKGTVIASLSLDQTQANVASSIAASSAAQAALGTARAQLQQAQAQRTRAAANVQLQKVQFSRTQQLVSEGAQARQQLDVASNNLQTALADLQAAEKQVAASNAAVRQAQANVREAQASTAAAQVNLNLKRVVAPITGVVGSFPVKVGDYVSTGQTITTLTQNDSLDLNLSLPSNRLKQLRIGLPVQLIDPNTQQSIGTGAINFISPTVSSNQQSILSKARFANSQGRLRDGQYVQARVIWNRQPGILIPTVAISRIGGQSFVFVTENKTVNGKPQQIVHQRLVHLGDIQGTNYQVLDGLRQGETIVTAGILKLREGTPIQPQS